In a genomic window of Mycolicibacterium neoaurum VKM Ac-1815D:
- a CDS encoding TetR/AcrR family transcriptional regulator, whose translation MTARVELPTVRGRQTQAAIDAAARTVVARKGILATTVADITAEAGRSTASFYNYYDSKEAMVREWAVRFRDEARERARAAAEPGLDDAARAHAAAAAHWHTYRHRLAEIIAVSQLAMVSDDFAQYWSEICELPITLITNMVEKAQQRGFCAGDDPQLIAVALVSMLHQFCYAQLSGTGAQTADDDKCITTLAAIFHRTIYHEGTPRP comes from the coding sequence GTGACCGCTCGGGTCGAGCTGCCCACCGTGCGTGGCCGCCAGACACAGGCAGCCATCGACGCCGCCGCACGAACAGTCGTGGCACGCAAGGGAATTCTGGCGACCACCGTCGCCGATATCACCGCAGAGGCCGGCCGGTCGACCGCGTCGTTCTACAACTACTACGACTCCAAGGAGGCGATGGTCCGAGAGTGGGCCGTCCGCTTCCGCGACGAAGCGCGCGAGCGTGCCCGCGCGGCGGCCGAACCCGGCCTGGACGATGCTGCCCGCGCCCACGCCGCGGCGGCAGCGCACTGGCACACCTACCGGCACCGCCTCGCCGAGATCATCGCCGTGTCCCAGCTGGCGATGGTCAGCGATGATTTCGCGCAGTACTGGTCCGAGATCTGTGAACTACCCATCACGTTGATCACGAACATGGTCGAGAAGGCACAGCAGCGCGGGTTCTGCGCCGGTGACGACCCCCAACTGATCGCAGTGGCACTGGTCTCCATGCTCCACCAGTTCTGCTACGCCCAACTGTCGGGCACGGGCGCCCAGACAGCCGATGACGACAAATGCATCACCACCCTCGCCGCCATCTTCCACCGGACCATCTATCACGAGGGGACACCCCGGCCATGA
- a CDS encoding VOC family protein: protein MIKPDNPNSEFALGGINHVALVCSDMQRTVDFYSGVLGMPLIKSLDLPGGMGQHFFFDAGNGDCVAFFWFTDAPDGVPGVSAPIALPGLGEITSAVSTMNHLAFHVPAEKFDDYREKLKAKGVRVGPVLNHDDSEWQASKTLHPGVYVRSFYFQDPDGITLEFACWIKEFTDADATTVPKTAADRRPRAVV, encoded by the coding sequence ATGATCAAGCCCGACAATCCGAATTCCGAGTTCGCCCTCGGTGGCATCAACCATGTCGCCCTTGTCTGTTCGGACATGCAGCGCACCGTGGACTTCTACTCCGGTGTCCTCGGGATGCCGCTGATCAAATCGCTGGATCTGCCCGGCGGGATGGGGCAGCACTTCTTCTTCGATGCAGGCAATGGCGACTGCGTGGCGTTCTTCTGGTTCACCGATGCTCCCGACGGCGTCCCCGGTGTGTCCGCCCCCATCGCGCTCCCGGGGCTCGGTGAGATCACCAGCGCGGTGTCCACCATGAATCACCTGGCGTTCCATGTGCCCGCGGAAAAGTTCGACGACTACCGGGAGAAGCTCAAGGCCAAGGGTGTCCGGGTCGGACCGGTGCTCAATCATGACGACAGTGAGTGGCAGGCCTCCAAAACCCTGCACCCGGGTGTCTACGTCCGGTCGTTCTATTTTCAGGATCCCGATGGCATCACCCTGGAGTTCGCCTGTTGGATCAAGGAATTCACCGATGCCGATGCGACGACGGTGCCGAAGACCGCGGCGGACCGCCGACCGCGAGCGGTCGTGTGA
- a CDS encoding TetR/AcrR family transcriptional regulator — protein sequence MPQVRPYRGVAAPQRLAERRRRFLDAGLDLLGSGDNELTVRTICSRAGVTTRHFYEAFTDKDQFVAAVFDSVIGTIAATTQAAVAAAPPNEQNRAGITNLVETIGADARVGRLLFDTSSSNAVLIRKRAELGGFFAVLAAQHAGEVLPKAGTAQVDAIAHFVVGGVSQTISGWLSGAIDLTSAELIDLLTGMLNSFPDPRQS from the coding sequence ATGCCCCAGGTTCGGCCGTACCGCGGTGTCGCGGCACCGCAGCGGTTGGCCGAGCGTCGGCGACGGTTCCTCGATGCCGGTCTCGACCTGCTGGGAAGCGGAGACAACGAACTCACGGTGCGTACGATCTGCAGCCGGGCCGGAGTAACCACTCGACACTTCTACGAGGCCTTCACCGACAAGGATCAGTTCGTCGCCGCGGTGTTCGACTCGGTGATCGGCACCATCGCGGCGACCACACAGGCTGCGGTGGCGGCCGCGCCACCGAACGAGCAGAACCGGGCAGGTATCACCAACCTGGTCGAGACCATCGGGGCGGATGCCCGCGTCGGCAGACTGCTCTTCGATACCTCTTCGTCGAATGCGGTACTCATCCGCAAACGCGCCGAACTGGGCGGATTCTTCGCCGTGCTGGCCGCCCAGCACGCCGGGGAAGTACTCCCGAAAGCCGGGACCGCGCAGGTCGACGCGATAGCGCATTTCGTCGTCGGCGGCGTCAGCCAGACGATCAGCGGCTGGCTCAGCGGGGCCATCGACCTCACGAGCGCCGAACTGATCGATCTGCTCACCGGGATGCTGAACAGCTTCCCCGACCCGCGCCAGAGCTAG
- a CDS encoding oxygenase MpaB family protein gives MAIVERGISDTSRQPSAPRRRGRGASVGDGLMGVALLAGPANVIMQLGRPGVAYGVMESKVESGRIDRHPIKRARTTFTYLAVAGRGTDDQKTAFRRAVNKAHAQVHSTEDSPVRYNAFDKDLQLWVAACLYKGSVDVRRIFVGEVDDETADQHYRDGMALGTTLQVTPEMWPADRAAFDAYWEQQLDQIHIDDTAREFLYPIAVARLRGLRLPGPLQRHAEDLAGLITTGFLPQRFRDEMRLPWDPQRQRRFDQLMGALRFVNNIAPGPVRQFPFNILLKDLDWRIRTGRPLV, from the coding sequence ATGGCGATCGTCGAACGAGGCATCAGCGACACCTCGCGCCAGCCGTCTGCACCGCGCCGGCGGGGCCGGGGGGCTTCGGTCGGCGACGGATTGATGGGCGTGGCCCTACTGGCGGGCCCGGCAAACGTGATCATGCAACTCGGGCGCCCCGGCGTCGCGTACGGCGTGATGGAGAGCAAGGTGGAGAGCGGGCGCATCGATCGCCATCCGATCAAGCGGGCCCGCACCACCTTCACCTACCTGGCGGTGGCCGGCCGCGGCACCGACGACCAGAAGACGGCGTTCCGCCGGGCCGTCAACAAGGCGCATGCCCAGGTGCACTCGACCGAGGACAGTCCCGTCCGGTACAACGCGTTCGACAAGGATCTGCAGCTGTGGGTGGCCGCGTGTCTGTACAAGGGATCGGTCGACGTACGGCGGATCTTCGTCGGTGAGGTCGATGACGAGACGGCCGACCAGCACTACCGCGACGGCATGGCCCTCGGCACGACCCTGCAGGTGACACCGGAAATGTGGCCCGCCGACAGAGCGGCGTTCGACGCGTACTGGGAGCAGCAGCTCGACCAGATCCACATCGACGACACCGCCCGCGAGTTCCTGTATCCGATTGCGGTCGCCCGGTTGCGCGGTCTGCGTTTGCCCGGCCCGCTGCAACGGCATGCCGAGGACCTGGCGGGCCTGATCACCACGGGATTCCTGCCGCAGCGGTTTCGTGACGAGATGCGGTTGCCGTGGGACCCGCAGCGTCAGCGCCGGTTCGATCAACTGATGGGCGCTTTACGGTTCGTCAACAACATCGCGCCGGGTCCGGTCCGGCAGTTTCCGTTCAACATCTTGCTCAAGGACCTCGACTGGCGCATCCGCACGGGCCGACCGCTCGTCTGA
- the eccA gene encoding type VII secretion AAA-ATPase EccA, which produces MDTVSTSIAPIAGGARVDRDVVSRFATCCRSLGLSVNDRRRPADLTAALSGFTELTRIAGDQCDAWIGLAATGAGVGADARRVIGEIWRTMGTFGVLSREIELGSGDLGFVYDTGLYLRFRATDRDDITLAYAAALAEAGDLPAADLLVEELVGRRPAWLQARWVRVALYHRSRRWSDVVRVLTPVVNNPHLDEHYAHAARVTLGIALAHLGMYAPALSHLENPAGPVPVAAVDGGLVKGLCLRAEGEDDESEDVLAELYAANPEHSGVEEALLDKSFGLNITTAARIEARTNPWDPDTEPGEADFVDPGAKERKAHLLVEAEAELADFIGLEEVKYQVARLKSSVAMSIRRQERGLAVAQRANHLVFAGPPGTGKTTIARVVAKIYCGLGLLKKETVREVHRADLIGQHIGETEAKTNAIIDSALDGVLFLDEAYALVSTGAKNDFGLVAIDTLLARMENDRDRLVVIVAGYRADLDRFLDTNEGLRSRFTRSIDFPSYNAAELVEMATRMAEKRDSVFEPAAHDEMEALFAHLAASSSPDATGTARRSLDIAGNGRFVRNLVERSEEEREYRLDHSDSDDFTDEELMAITAEDVSRSAGPLLRGLGLALPQAAG; this is translated from the coding sequence ATGGATACCGTCAGTACATCGATTGCGCCCATCGCCGGGGGAGCGCGCGTCGACCGCGACGTGGTGAGCAGGTTCGCGACCTGCTGCCGGTCGCTCGGGCTGTCGGTCAATGACCGTCGACGACCGGCAGACCTCACCGCGGCGCTTTCGGGCTTCACGGAGCTGACGCGGATCGCCGGCGACCAGTGCGACGCGTGGATCGGGCTGGCGGCCACCGGAGCAGGCGTCGGCGCCGACGCCCGCCGCGTCATCGGCGAAATCTGGCGCACGATGGGCACCTTCGGTGTGCTGAGTCGCGAGATCGAGCTGGGGTCGGGCGACCTCGGTTTCGTCTATGACACCGGCTTGTACCTCCGGTTCCGGGCCACCGACCGCGACGACATCACCCTCGCGTATGCCGCCGCGCTGGCGGAGGCGGGCGATCTCCCCGCTGCCGACCTGCTCGTCGAGGAACTGGTCGGCCGGCGCCCGGCCTGGTTACAGGCGCGTTGGGTGCGGGTCGCCCTCTATCACCGCAGCCGGCGCTGGTCGGATGTGGTGCGCGTGCTGACCCCCGTGGTGAACAACCCCCACCTCGACGAGCACTATGCCCACGCCGCCCGGGTGACCCTCGGCATCGCGCTGGCACACCTGGGCATGTACGCGCCTGCCCTGTCGCATCTGGAGAATCCCGCCGGTCCCGTCCCGGTGGCCGCGGTCGACGGTGGCCTGGTCAAAGGGTTGTGTCTGCGCGCCGAAGGTGAGGACGACGAATCCGAGGATGTGCTCGCCGAGTTATACGCGGCCAACCCCGAGCACAGTGGTGTCGAAGAAGCGTTGCTGGACAAGTCTTTCGGGCTGAACATCACCACCGCAGCCCGAATCGAGGCCCGCACCAACCCATGGGACCCGGACACCGAACCGGGCGAGGCCGACTTCGTCGATCCGGGGGCCAAGGAACGCAAGGCCCATCTGCTCGTCGAGGCCGAGGCCGAACTCGCCGACTTCATCGGGCTGGAAGAGGTCAAGTACCAGGTGGCCCGGCTGAAAAGCTCGGTGGCCATGTCGATCCGCCGCCAGGAACGCGGCCTGGCCGTCGCCCAACGCGCCAACCACCTGGTGTTCGCCGGCCCACCAGGAACCGGTAAGACCACCATCGCTCGGGTGGTCGCGAAGATCTATTGCGGGCTGGGCCTTTTGAAGAAGGAAACTGTACGCGAGGTGCACCGCGCCGACCTCATCGGTCAGCACATCGGCGAGACCGAGGCGAAGACCAACGCCATCATCGACAGCGCGCTCGACGGTGTGCTGTTCCTCGACGAGGCCTATGCGCTGGTTTCCACCGGTGCCAAGAACGATTTCGGTCTGGTCGCCATCGACACCCTGCTGGCCCGGATGGAGAACGACCGCGATCGACTGGTCGTGATCGTCGCCGGCTACCGTGCCGACCTGGACCGTTTCCTGGACACCAACGAGGGTCTGCGGTCGCGCTTCACCCGCAGCATCGACTTCCCGTCCTACAACGCGGCCGAACTCGTCGAGATGGCAACCCGGATGGCCGAGAAGCGCGACAGCGTCTTCGAGCCGGCGGCCCACGACGAGATGGAGGCGCTGTTCGCCCACCTCGCCGCCAGTTCCTCCCCGGACGCCACCGGTACCGCCCGACGCAGCCTGGACATCGCCGGTAATGGTCGATTCGTCCGAAACCTTGTCGAACGCTCCGAAGAGGAACGCGAGTACCGATTGGATCACTCCGATTCCGACGATTTCACCGATGAAGAACTGATGGCCATCACCGCCGAAGACGTCAGCCGCTCCGCCGGACCGCTGCTGCGTGGCCTGGGTCTGGCATTGCCGCAGGCCGCCGGATGA
- the eccB gene encoding type VII secretion protein EccB, translating into MSEQERREFASRTPVNENPDRVAYRRGFVTRHQVSGWRFMMRRIASGVALHDTRMLVDPLRTQNRAVLVGALVSVTVVAGCFVFSLIRPGGDAGSATILADRDTSALYVRIGDVVHPALNLTSARLIAGQADNPTTVKSSEIDRFARGNLIGIPGAPERMVQNTSRDANWTVCDSVSDNGAGVTLIAGVPDEQGEKAAAMPAGRAVLVRNVGAVNAGTWLLWGGKRSPIDLGNRAVTAALGLGATIPEPRVIAPGLFNAIPESAPLVAPVLPGAGAPPQFDLPVPAPVGAVVAAFDSDNTLRHYIVQIDGLQPVSPVLASVMRNTDSYGLQQPPRLGADEIARLPVAGGIDPAAYPTDELTLVDAGPAPVTCAYWSKPADATAGRLSLLSGAALPLPQGLHTVDLVGAGSAATAERVALTPGSGYFVQSVGSDPGSPPAGSAFWVSDTGVRYGVDTTTDAKTVEALGLNPPPLAIPWSVLTQFAPGPTLSRADALVAHDAVGAMAADGEN; encoded by the coding sequence ATGAGCGAGCAGGAGCGCCGCGAATTCGCCTCTCGCACACCGGTCAACGAAAATCCCGACCGCGTCGCGTACCGCCGCGGTTTCGTCACCCGCCACCAGGTGTCCGGGTGGCGATTCATGATGCGCCGGATCGCCTCTGGTGTGGCACTACACGACACCCGGATGCTGGTGGACCCGCTGCGCACACAGAACCGTGCGGTGCTCGTGGGTGCGCTGGTCTCGGTCACCGTGGTCGCCGGCTGCTTCGTCTTCTCCCTCATCCGACCCGGGGGCGACGCCGGTAGCGCGACGATCCTGGCCGACCGGGACACCTCGGCGCTCTACGTGCGCATCGGTGACGTCGTGCATCCGGCGCTGAACCTCACCTCCGCGCGGCTGATTGCCGGACAGGCCGACAACCCCACGACCGTCAAGAGCAGTGAGATCGACCGGTTTGCCCGCGGTAATCTCATCGGCATCCCAGGCGCCCCGGAGCGCATGGTGCAGAACACCTCTCGTGACGCCAATTGGACGGTCTGCGACTCGGTCTCCGACAATGGGGCCGGTGTCACCCTGATCGCGGGTGTTCCCGATGAACAGGGCGAGAAGGCCGCGGCGATGCCGGCCGGCCGTGCGGTGCTGGTGCGCAATGTCGGCGCCGTGAACGCGGGAACCTGGCTGCTGTGGGGCGGCAAACGCAGTCCCATCGATCTCGGTAACCGCGCCGTGACCGCCGCCCTCGGGCTCGGCGCGACCATCCCGGAGCCACGTGTCATCGCCCCCGGCCTGTTCAACGCGATCCCTGAATCAGCACCACTGGTCGCGCCAGTACTGCCCGGCGCCGGCGCGCCGCCGCAGTTCGATCTGCCCGTCCCCGCGCCGGTCGGTGCGGTGGTCGCCGCATTCGACTCCGACAACACCCTCCGTCACTACATCGTGCAGATCGACGGGCTGCAGCCCGTATCGCCGGTGCTGGCGTCCGTCATGCGCAACACCGACTCCTATGGCCTGCAGCAGCCACCGAGACTCGGCGCCGACGAGATCGCCAGATTGCCGGTGGCCGGTGGGATCGACCCGGCCGCCTACCCGACCGATGAACTGACACTTGTCGACGCCGGACCGGCACCTGTCACCTGTGCGTATTGGTCCAAGCCCGCCGATGCCACCGCGGGCAGGCTGAGCCTGCTCTCGGGAGCCGCACTGCCGTTGCCACAGGGATTACACACCGTGGACCTGGTCGGTGCGGGGAGCGCGGCCACTGCCGAGCGCGTCGCGCTGACACCGGGCAGCGGATACTTCGTCCAGTCCGTTGGATCCGATCCCGGTTCTCCGCCCGCCGGTTCGGCCTTCTGGGTCAGCGATACCGGTGTGCGTTACGGGGTGGACACCACCACCGACGCCAAGACCGTCGAGGCACTCGGCCTGAACCCGCCCCCGCTGGCCATCCCGTGGTCGGTGCTCACCCAGTTCGCGCCGGGCCCGACACTGTCGCGGGCCGACGCGCTGGTCGCACACGATGCCGTGGGAGCCATGGCCGCCGATGGAGAAAACTGA
- a CDS encoding type VII secretion protein EccC, with product MSRLIFEARRRLPIPEVRKGTITIEAPPSLPRLVPPSLLRRVLPYLIVILIVGMIVALFATGMRMISPTMLFFPFVLLLAASALYRGSDNKLRTEEVDAERADYLRYLSVVRDNVRAQAAEQRAALEWSHPAPGSLSAMPGSRRQWERDPHDPDFLVVRAGVADVPLSTPLRVKDTADEIDLEPVAHTTLRGLLDVHRTVRAAPVGIDLAKVSRITVLGTPEEVRDAMRAWVAQAVTWHDPAVLSVALATPDLEAADWSWLKWLPHNDVPGRVDGVGPARYLAPSVDALRALLAPTLDERDAFGGDPLEAGKHLLVLIDDDEADADAVVGRAGVAGVTVIARSSIEPHREQYSDPERPILKVVDGRIDRWQTGGWQPYIDTADGFSAGQASHLARRLARWDTNPDQSRTAATGASTFTTLFGVDDASALDVASLWAPRHRDEELRVPIGVTATGEPLIFDLKDEAEGGMGPHGLMIGMTGSGKSQTLMSILLSLLTTHPADRLIVIYADFKGEAGADIFRNFPQVVAVISNMAEKRSLADRFADTLRGEVARREQLLKDAGRRVQNSAFNSVTEYEGAIAAGHDLPPIPTLFVVADEFTLMLAEHPEYAELFDYVARKGRSFRIHILFASQTLDVGRIKDIDKNTSYRIGLKVASPSISRQIIGSEDAYRIESGREHKGEGFLVPAPGANPIKFRSTYVDGIYDPPRSSHAVVVHSVPEPQLFTAGWVEPAPDTVIVDTEADDVPAPRKLIATIGDQLANYGPKAPQLWLPPLEETIPLAGLLARTEIAVGKWRWPLGEIDKPFEMRRDPLVFDAAGSAGNLLIHGGPRSGKSTALQTFMLTAAALHAPGEVSFYCLDYGGGQLAPMADLAHVGAVATALQPELIRRTFAELEQLLRARQERGASTGAAGRYGDGYGEVFLVIDNLYAFSRDNTDTFNTRNPLLARVTELANAGLAYGIHVVITTPNWLEVPLAMRDGLGMRLELKLSDAHDSNVRVAGALHRPAESVPADQPGRGLTMAAEHFLFAAPELGYIATLNSRHDGLHAPAVRLLPTQLPPSALGAAYLGPEQVVIGQREEDLRPVAIDFARHPLMMVFGDSRSGKTTLLRHVIRTIRDNSTEQDIAFTVIDRRLHLVDEPLFPDNEYTPNIDRITPAMLGLAALIEKRRPPAGLSAQELRNWSYRASGGGQIHYLIIDDVDQIPDGPAVSGPYAGQRPWSPLLGLLAEAGDLGLRVIVTARASGSAHAVMTAPLLRRLNDLQATTVMLSGSPSDGGKLRGVRFSKLPAGRAMLLGDSEVATYVQLVNPLVPEPIAPAGSNGKEYS from the coding sequence ATGAGTCGCTTGATCTTCGAGGCGCGCCGCCGACTGCCCATCCCTGAGGTCCGCAAGGGCACCATCACCATCGAGGCGCCGCCGTCGTTGCCTCGTCTGGTGCCGCCATCGCTGTTGCGTCGGGTGCTGCCCTATCTCATAGTCATCCTGATCGTCGGCATGATCGTGGCATTGTTCGCCACCGGGATGCGGATGATCTCACCGACCATGCTGTTCTTCCCGTTCGTCCTGCTGCTGGCGGCGAGCGCGCTCTACCGCGGTTCGGACAACAAGCTGCGCACCGAGGAGGTCGACGCCGAGCGCGCCGACTATCTGCGCTATCTGTCGGTGGTGCGGGACAATGTCCGTGCCCAGGCCGCCGAGCAGCGCGCCGCGCTGGAGTGGTCGCATCCCGCGCCGGGTTCGCTGTCCGCGATGCCCGGATCTCGACGCCAGTGGGAGCGCGACCCGCACGACCCCGATTTCCTGGTGGTGCGTGCCGGTGTGGCCGATGTGCCGCTGAGTACCCCGCTGCGGGTCAAGGACACCGCCGACGAGATCGACCTGGAACCGGTGGCACACACCACCCTGCGCGGCTTGCTCGACGTACACCGGACGGTGCGCGCCGCCCCGGTCGGTATCGACCTCGCCAAGGTCTCGCGCATCACGGTCCTGGGAACACCCGAGGAGGTGCGCGATGCGATGCGCGCCTGGGTGGCGCAGGCGGTCACCTGGCATGACCCGGCGGTGCTGAGTGTCGCGTTGGCAACACCCGACCTGGAGGCCGCCGACTGGTCGTGGCTGAAATGGCTGCCTCACAACGATGTTCCCGGCCGTGTCGACGGTGTCGGACCCGCCCGCTACCTAGCACCCAGCGTCGATGCGCTGCGGGCACTGCTGGCGCCCACACTTGACGAGCGCGATGCCTTCGGTGGTGACCCGCTTGAGGCGGGAAAGCACCTCCTGGTGCTCATCGACGATGACGAGGCCGACGCCGACGCAGTGGTCGGCCGGGCCGGTGTCGCGGGTGTGACCGTGATCGCACGGTCGAGCATCGAGCCGCACCGTGAGCAGTATTCGGACCCGGAACGCCCCATCCTCAAGGTGGTCGATGGGCGCATCGACCGATGGCAGACCGGCGGCTGGCAGCCGTATATCGATACCGCGGACGGCTTTTCGGCCGGGCAGGCTTCCCACCTCGCCCGCCGGCTGGCCCGCTGGGACACCAACCCGGACCAGTCGCGCACCGCGGCCACCGGGGCATCGACGTTCACCACGCTCTTCGGGGTCGACGATGCCTCGGCGCTCGATGTCGCGAGTCTGTGGGCGCCCAGGCACCGCGACGAGGAACTACGCGTACCCATCGGTGTGACCGCCACCGGCGAACCCCTGATCTTCGATCTCAAGGACGAGGCCGAGGGCGGAATGGGCCCGCACGGCCTGATGATCGGTATGACCGGCTCGGGCAAGTCGCAGACCCTGATGTCGATCTTGTTGTCGCTGTTGACGACCCATCCGGCAGACCGGCTGATCGTCATCTACGCCGACTTCAAGGGTGAGGCGGGGGCCGACATCTTCCGCAACTTTCCCCAGGTCGTTGCCGTCATCTCGAATATGGCCGAAAAGCGTTCACTGGCCGACCGTTTCGCAGACACTCTGCGTGGTGAAGTGGCTCGTCGGGAGCAGCTGCTCAAGGACGCCGGCCGCCGGGTACAGAACAGTGCATTCAACTCGGTCACCGAGTACGAGGGTGCGATCGCGGCCGGACACGATCTTCCTCCGATCCCGACGTTGTTCGTGGTGGCCGACGAATTCACCCTGATGCTCGCCGAGCATCCCGAGTACGCCGAACTGTTCGACTATGTGGCGCGCAAGGGGCGTTCCTTCCGCATCCATATCCTCTTCGCGTCGCAGACCCTGGACGTCGGCCGGATCAAGGACATCGACAAGAACACCTCCTACCGGATCGGTCTGAAGGTCGCGAGTCCGTCGATCAGCCGGCAGATCATCGGCTCCGAGGATGCCTACCGCATCGAATCCGGCCGCGAGCACAAAGGCGAAGGTTTCCTGGTGCCGGCGCCGGGGGCCAACCCCATCAAGTTCCGCAGCACCTATGTCGACGGCATCTACGATCCGCCACGCAGCAGTCACGCTGTGGTGGTGCACTCGGTGCCCGAGCCGCAGCTGTTCACGGCGGGCTGGGTGGAGCCTGCGCCCGATACCGTCATCGTCGATACCGAGGCCGACGATGTACCGGCGCCGCGCAAGCTGATCGCTACGATCGGTGACCAGTTGGCCAACTACGGGCCGAAGGCGCCGCAGCTGTGGCTGCCACCCTTGGAGGAAACGATTCCGCTGGCGGGTCTGCTGGCCCGCACCGAGATCGCCGTCGGGAAGTGGCGTTGGCCGCTCGGTGAGATCGACAAGCCGTTCGAGATGCGCCGCGATCCGCTGGTCTTCGATGCTGCGGGCTCCGCGGGCAACCTGCTGATCCACGGTGGCCCGCGGTCGGGCAAATCGACGGCCCTGCAGACATTCATGCTGACGGCCGCCGCACTGCACGCACCCGGCGAGGTCAGCTTCTACTGCCTGGATTACGGCGGCGGCCAGCTCGCCCCCATGGCCGATCTGGCGCACGTCGGCGCCGTTGCGACAGCGTTGCAGCCCGAACTGATCCGGCGAACCTTTGCCGAGCTCGAGCAGCTGCTGCGAGCGCGGCAGGAACGCGGCGCCTCGACGGGCGCCGCAGGCCGATATGGCGACGGCTACGGCGAAGTGTTCCTGGTGATCGACAATCTGTACGCCTTCAGCAGGGACAACACCGACACGTTCAATACCCGTAATCCGTTGCTGGCCAGGGTGACCGAACTGGCCAACGCGGGCCTTGCCTACGGCATCCACGTCGTGATCACCACGCCGAACTGGCTGGAGGTGCCGCTGGCCATGCGCGACGGCCTGGGGATGCGGCTTGAGCTCAAGCTCAGCGATGCGCACGACAGCAATGTCCGGGTCGCCGGTGCCTTGCACCGGCCCGCCGAGAGTGTGCCCGCCGACCAGCCCGGTCGCGGCCTCACGATGGCCGCCGAACACTTCTTGTTCGCTGCACCGGAACTGGGCTACATCGCGACGCTCAACTCGCGCCACGACGGGCTGCATGCCCCGGCAGTCCGGCTGTTGCCGACACAGCTGCCTCCTTCGGCGCTCGGCGCGGCCTATCTGGGGCCCGAACAGGTGGTGATCGGCCAGCGCGAGGAGGATCTGCGACCCGTCGCCATCGACTTCGCCAGGCACCCGCTGATGATGGTGTTCGGCGACTCCCGCTCGGGCAAGACGACGCTGCTGCGCCACGTGATCCGCACCATCCGCGACAATTCCACCGAACAGGACATCGCGTTCACGGTCATCGACCGCCGGCTGCACCTGGTGGACGAGCCGTTGTTCCCCGACAACGAGTACACCCCGAACATCGACCGGATCACCCCGGCCATGCTGGGACTGGCGGCGTTGATCGAAAAGCGCCGTCCGCCGGCCGGGTTGAGTGCTCAGGAACTGCGCAACTGGTCCTACCGCGCCAGCGGCGGAGGACAGATCCACTACCTGATCATCGACGATGTCGACCAGATACCGGATGGTCCGGCTGTCAGCGGCCCCTATGCCGGGCAGCGCCCTTGGAGCCCGCTGCTGGGCCTGCTTGCCGAGGCGGGCGATCTGGGGTTGCGCGTCATCGTCACCGCCAGGGCGAGCGGATCCGCGCACGCGGTGATGACGGCACCGCTGTTGCGCAGGCTCAACGATCTCCAAGCGACCACCGTCATGCTGTCCGGAAGCCCCTCCGACGGCGGCAAACTCCGTGGTGTGCGCTTCAGCAAGCTACCGGCCGGGCGCGCCATGCTGCTCGGCGACAGCGAGGTGGCGACGTATGTGCAACTGGTGAATCCGCTTGTACCCGAGCCGATCGCACCTGCCGGATCAAACGGAAAGGAATACAGCTGA
- a CDS encoding PE family protein, with product MTLRVVPEGLTAAGSAVESLTARLAAAHAAAAPLVNAVIPPAADPVSLQTAAGLSAHGNAHSAVAALAVEELGRAGLGVAQSGASYASGDAQAAASYLIARGG from the coding sequence ATGACGCTGCGTGTGGTTCCCGAAGGACTGACCGCCGCCGGCTCGGCGGTGGAATCGCTGACCGCGAGACTGGCTGCCGCCCACGCCGCGGCGGCGCCTCTGGTCAACGCGGTGATCCCGCCGGCCGCCGACCCCGTGTCATTGCAGACTGCCGCGGGCCTGAGCGCACACGGTAACGCGCACAGTGCTGTCGCGGCGCTGGCCGTCGAAGAGTTGGGTCGCGCCGGCCTGGGCGTCGCTCAGTCGGGTGCGAGCTATGCCAGCGGCGACGCGCAGGCGGCGGCAAGCTATCTGATCGCCCGCGGCGGCTGA